CTCATCAATAGCCTTGTAAAAAGGGATTTAGTGGAAAGGATAGCTGATAAAAATGACAGGAGAAATAAACAGATCTTTTTGACTCAGAAAGGGAAACAGATTGTAGAAACCGTTTATCCCTGGGTATTGGATCTTTATAAAAAGGCAGCAGGTACTATAGACGAAGAAGAGATAAACAAAGCACTGCTTTTAGTAAAAAAAATGACCGCAAACCTGGAAGAACCGGGATCAAAACATGATAGCATATGAGAACAATCCTTGTACCCATTGATTTTACATCAACTACGGAAAATGCAGTAAGAGTTGCCGCAGATTGGGCAAAAACCTACGAATATCAAAACATTATCCTCCTAAAAACAGCAGGTGAATCTGAGTTTGACTACCTGCATATTGCAGAAGGTCATTCCTTTGTGAATGAAGAAAGTGTAAATAATTTACTGCAGAGAACGGAGTCA
This region of Chryseobacterium culicis genomic DNA includes:
- a CDS encoding MarR family winged helix-turn-helix transcriptional regulator encodes the protein MSAKQNISELALELGLAMSEMKSRLRQKIQNSINEYDPDLSFELIEILGLLSRNNGINQQEIGNKVSKDKSSITYLINSLVKRDLVERIADKNDRRNKQIFLTQKGKQIVETVYPWVLDLYKKAAGTIDEEEINKALLLVKKMTANLEEPGSKHDSI